A genome region from Natronobeatus ordinarius includes the following:
- a CDS encoding amino acid ABC transporter permease has translation MASEIDVRRLRLPEIPARRLFVGLAAVAFWVWLLAQWTNDWVLSRLGVGPGAGEQPLEREPIDGLAVDIVASADVYGPLAGVVEWIGSFVGMIAVAVDIAPALAAGAWYTIVLTVVSILLGLLIAVPLAVVRVYGGPLRWPALGYIELIRGTPLLVQLFVLYFGLPLAVWLHGVETVGQGPIPDQAFIIAIIGFTINSSAYQAEYIRGALESVDRGQLTAARSVGLSQFEGIRYVVLPQTLRYAIPAWTNELVYLIKYSSLAAFITVPELYFRASRIASRTFEYTAIYASLAIVYIAIVLTATAIMSRIETRVAIPGLGQAEGRHQGQTEGERT, from the coding sequence ATGGCCAGTGAGATCGACGTGAGACGGCTGCGACTGCCCGAGATTCCTGCCAGGAGACTGTTCGTCGGGCTGGCCGCGGTCGCGTTCTGGGTGTGGCTGCTCGCCCAGTGGACGAACGACTGGGTCCTCTCGCGGCTCGGGGTCGGTCCCGGTGCCGGCGAGCAGCCGCTCGAGCGCGAACCGATCGACGGGCTCGCGGTGGATATCGTCGCCTCGGCGGACGTATACGGCCCTCTTGCGGGGGTCGTCGAGTGGATCGGCTCGTTCGTCGGCATGATTGCCGTCGCGGTCGACATCGCACCCGCGCTCGCCGCCGGCGCGTGGTATACGATCGTTCTCACCGTCGTGAGCATCCTCCTCGGGCTCCTCATCGCCGTTCCGCTCGCGGTCGTCCGGGTCTACGGCGGTCCGCTACGGTGGCCCGCCCTCGGGTACATCGAACTCATCCGGGGGACGCCGCTGCTCGTCCAGCTGTTCGTGCTCTACTTCGGGCTCCCGCTGGCCGTCTGGCTCCACGGCGTCGAGACGGTCGGCCAGGGTCCGATCCCCGACCAGGCGTTTATCATCGCGATAATCGGGTTTACGATCAACAGCTCTGCCTACCAGGCCGAGTACATCCGTGGCGCCCTCGAGAGCGTCGACCGGGGACAGCTCACCGCCGCCCGCTCGGTCGGACTCTCACAGTTCGAGGGGATCCGCTACGTCGTCTTGCCCCAGACGCTGCGCTATGCGATTCCGGCGTGGACGAACGAGCTGGTGTACCTGATCAAGTACTCCTCGCTCGCAGCGTTCATCACGGTCCCCGAACTCTACTTCCGGGCTTCCCGGATCGCCTCGCGGACCTTCGAGTACACAGCGATCTACGCGAGCCTCGCGATCGTCTACATCGCGATCGTCCTGACCGCCACGGCCATCATGAGCCGTATCGAGACTCGAGTCGCCATCCCCGGGCTGGGACAGGCCGAGGGACGCCACCAGGGGCAGACCGAAGGAGAGCGAACGTGA
- a CDS encoding adenylosuccinate synthase, producing MIVTIVGSQLGDEGKGGVVDLYGDAADVVVRYQGGDNAGHTVVSDGEKYKLSLVPSGAVRDKVGVLGNGCVVNPETLFSEIDALRERGLEPDVRVAERAHVILPYHRVLDGIEEDEKDDLAAGTTKRGIGPTYEDKAGRRGIRIGDLLDPDTLRERLEYVVPQKRALAEDVFGVETGEEFDVEHLYETYREYGERIADEGMAVDCGTYLQERIDAGDNVMLEGAQGTSIDIDHGIYPYVTSSNPTAGGACVGSGLGPTVVGQGEVIGIVKAYLSRVGTGPLPTELGGVEGQTPGYDSEAAEGEEEALATYIRDEGGEYGTVTGRPRRVGWLDIPMLRHAARASGFTGLVVNHLDVLAGLDEVNVGHAYEREGEELLTMPPTTEQWGECEATFRTFDGWPEVDWAEVAAEGYEALPENARTYLEYLEAELDVPVYAVGVGPGREETVVVEDPFE from the coding sequence ATGATCGTCACAATCGTCGGGTCACAACTCGGCGACGAAGGCAAAGGTGGCGTCGTCGACCTCTACGGCGACGCCGCCGACGTCGTCGTCCGCTATCAGGGCGGCGACAACGCCGGTCACACCGTCGTCAGCGACGGTGAGAAGTACAAGCTCTCCCTCGTGCCCTCCGGCGCGGTCCGGGACAAAGTCGGCGTGCTCGGCAACGGCTGCGTCGTCAACCCCGAGACGCTCTTTTCCGAGATCGACGCGTTGCGCGAGCGCGGCCTCGAGCCGGACGTCCGCGTCGCCGAGCGCGCGCACGTGATTCTCCCCTACCACCGCGTTCTCGACGGGATCGAAGAGGACGAAAAGGACGACCTCGCCGCCGGAACGACGAAGCGCGGCATCGGCCCGACCTACGAGGACAAGGCCGGACGCCGTGGCATCCGCATCGGCGACCTGCTCGATCCCGACACCCTCCGGGAGCGTCTCGAGTACGTGGTCCCCCAGAAGCGGGCTCTCGCCGAGGACGTCTTCGGCGTCGAAACCGGTGAGGAGTTCGACGTCGAACACCTCTACGAGACCTACCGCGAATACGGCGAGCGCATCGCCGACGAGGGGATGGCCGTCGACTGCGGCACCTACCTCCAAGAGCGAATCGACGCGGGCGACAACGTGATGCTCGAGGGCGCACAGGGGACCTCGATCGACATCGACCACGGCATCTACCCCTACGTTACCTCCTCGAACCCGACGGCGGGTGGCGCCTGCGTCGGCAGCGGCCTCGGCCCCACGGTCGTCGGCCAGGGTGAAGTGATCGGCATCGTCAAGGCGTACCTCTCGCGGGTCGGCACCGGCCCGCTCCCCACGGAACTCGGCGGTGTCGAGGGCCAGACCCCCGGCTACGACTCCGAGGCGGCCGAGGGCGAGGAAGAAGCACTCGCGACGTACATCCGTGACGAAGGCGGTGAGTACGGCACCGTCACCGGCCGACCGCGCCGCGTCGGGTGGCTCGACATCCCCATGTTGCGTCACGCCGCGCGCGCGAGCGGCTTCACGGGCCTCGTCGTCAACCACCTCGACGTGCTGGCGGGTCTCGACGAAGTGAACGTCGGCCACGCCTACGAGCGCGAGGGCGAGGAGCTCCTGACGATGCCACCCACGACCGAGCAGTGGGGCGAGTGTGAGGCCACCTTCCGCACCTTCGACGGCTGGCCCGAGGTCGACTGGGCCGAGGTCGCCGCCGAGGGCTACGAGGCCCTCCCCGAGAACGCTCGAACGTATCTCGAGTACCTCGAGGCCGAACTCGACGTCCCCGTCTACGCCGTCGGCGTCGGGCCCGGTCGCGAGGAGACGGTCGTCGTCGAGGATCCCTTCGAGTAG
- a CDS encoding basic amino acid ABC transporter substrate-binding protein has protein sequence MTDANSSTLTRRDALQYSGSVALLALTAGYLQTDAEDAEGVVVGTEAGFPPFEMIEDGEIVGFDVDLTEAVLEEAEGYELEEWRDMEFGSLIPALQDGSIDLIAAAMTITEEREEQIAFSDPYFSADQSVLVAEGVDFQPESLEDFDGQAVGAQVGTTGEGVVEEELIEEGRIDDADYSSYDSYVLAVEDLERGIVDAIVIDEPVGETFADERAVEVAFVHETGEEFGLGVRQEDEELLEAINEGLAAIEEDSTYDELVSEWFGEEVEDDEDDEVDADGDDEGDETNELVSEWSG, from the coding sequence ATGACGGACGCGAACAGCAGCACGCTAACCCGGAGAGACGCACTTCAGTACAGCGGGAGTGTCGCACTCCTGGCGCTCACGGCCGGCTACCTCCAGACCGACGCGGAAGATGCAGAGGGCGTCGTCGTCGGGACCGAAGCAGGCTTTCCACCGTTCGAAATGATCGAGGACGGTGAGATCGTCGGATTCGACGTCGACCTGACCGAAGCAGTACTGGAGGAGGCCGAGGGGTACGAACTCGAGGAGTGGCGGGACATGGAGTTCGGATCGCTGATCCCGGCCCTGCAGGACGGCAGCATCGACCTGATCGCCGCGGCCATGACGATCACGGAGGAACGCGAGGAGCAGATCGCCTTCTCCGACCCCTACTTCAGCGCCGACCAGTCGGTGCTGGTCGCCGAGGGGGTCGACTTCCAGCCGGAGTCGCTCGAGGACTTCGACGGCCAGGCCGTCGGCGCGCAGGTCGGCACCACCGGCGAGGGGGTCGTCGAGGAGGAGCTGATCGAGGAGGGACGTATCGACGACGCCGACTACTCCTCGTATGACAGCTACGTCCTGGCGGTCGAGGACTTAGAGCGCGGGATCGTCGACGCCATCGTCATCGACGAGCCGGTCGGCGAGACGTTCGCCGACGAGCGGGCCGTCGAGGTGGCGTTCGTCCACGAGACGGGCGAAGAGTTCGGCCTGGGAGTTCGCCAGGAGGACGAGGAGTTACTCGAGGCGATAAACGAGGGACTCGCGGCGATCGAGGAGGACAGCACGTACGACGAACTCGTCTCGGAGTGGTTCGGGGAGGAAGTCGAAGACGACGAGGACGACGAGGTCGACGCAGACGGCGACGACGAGGGCGACGAAACCAACGAACTCGTCTCGGAGTGGTCCGGCTGA
- a CDS encoding amidohydrolase family protein encodes MLELEHGFRVVDVNARLTPAPGKRGRGLAISPDRLERELHQAGIVTAVVSPEPAPETSYVGPNNGVARLSVERPFVAFARINGTRSPERDPTSRLRNAVTRRQEWHTTPRDVERYAYDDRFHGFTLDPAVDGLPDEEVLAVLEDVDLPLLVTGGIDAPPETLAETILDRSFPVVVAHFGGHPLDRDLMHEMIDRLEHVDDCYLDTSFVRYREPLERALLEHPDRVFFGSGAPACHPNVAVMELLTLDVSEDKLIRAFSKNVARVIDVLAPESG; translated from the coding sequence ATGCTCGAGCTGGAACACGGGTTTCGCGTCGTCGACGTCAACGCGCGACTGACGCCCGCACCGGGGAAACGGGGACGGGGGCTGGCCATCTCGCCGGACCGCCTCGAGCGTGAACTCCACCAGGCAGGAATCGTGACGGCCGTCGTCTCGCCGGAACCGGCACCCGAGACGAGCTACGTCGGTCCCAACAACGGCGTCGCCCGATTGAGCGTCGAACGACCGTTCGTCGCGTTCGCCCGTATCAACGGCACCCGGTCGCCCGAACGGGATCCGACCAGCCGTCTCCGGAACGCCGTCACGCGACGCCAGGAGTGGCACACCACACCCCGAGACGTCGAACGATACGCGTACGACGACCGCTTTCACGGCTTTACGCTCGATCCCGCCGTCGACGGACTCCCGGACGAGGAGGTCCTCGCCGTCCTTGAGGACGTCGACCTTCCGCTGCTGGTCACCGGCGGGATCGATGCCCCGCCCGAAACGCTCGCGGAGACGATTCTCGACCGATCGTTCCCCGTCGTCGTCGCCCACTTCGGCGGTCATCCCCTCGATCGAGACCTGATGCACGAGATGATCGACCGCCTCGAGCACGTCGACGACTGTTACCTCGACACCAGCTTCGTCCGGTACCGCGAACCGCTCGAGCGCGCCCTCCTCGAACACCCCGACCGGGTCTTCTTCGGCAGCGGCGCACCCGCCTGCCACCCGAACGTCGCCGTCATGGAACTGCTCACGCTCGACGTCTCCGAGGACAAACTCATCCGGGCGTTCTCGAAGAACGTCGCGCGCGTGATCGACGTGCTCGCGCCGGAGTCGGGCTGA
- a CDS encoding DUF7527 domain-containing protein → MDSRTQERVERWDSRPFSGGTDGLSDLADRGFSGAIHANGAWLFVLNGRTVGVFGGDLEDVTDGAGTLYEAPDPALPLLAAMETRGGETRAKYYTNETPLEEVDETLTDGSFTGYVELSEKVLSGDYYLVYYGGRRMAAAYIGNAERLITDDEAFERAADEVGIYEVIDVDVDVTDLRELADPGPDVGDEPSTASTAAADVDSSAADSDDESAANSSPPTDPAPADDALDVDSGIEPLDVNSGIEPLDVDSSGDESASDSSEGSPAPSEAVADDDEPGITTADDRPDDPSAPGITDSLEAVGDADERAAAFEADDESVSATDAQPAADAADDPLDHVRESTEEPVVATESESDDSSAADASDGSPIESAESPVESAESADVAESTDADSDLEEQLKQEARWRETRRIPSIDPDNTSDRDAESRRRSSRRSSTEKRQSSSTTEASQSSARTRAASDATRTQASNAREADRSDARPAATDARRRSAAVDSRTQAGSESPGSGRSERVEQFTQRIETLENRCETLSAQRDELLEERDRLKSANQDQSATIERLQSRIDELEAELERARSSGGAGTGGGTQLSATQALEGTNLFVRYDSKSRATLASAHAGEADASEVDSNLRLEHHTEFEDADAVVDGEAYEAFLPATMEYQTVEWLINTLVYEIRDTGRGDDLGDLYDAIPRIDRAEFDAPISLAEDDTEDVPDEVRFDVVAYDKMGNPLVVLVLNDSREPASRELLEELEASASAVKANYPDLAAALVVTSSFFEPGALEVTEQATSAGFLRRGSKLSYVNLSRKQGYHLCLVEARSGGFHVTVPEL, encoded by the coding sequence ATGGACTCGCGCACGCAAGAGCGCGTCGAACGCTGGGATTCTCGCCCGTTCAGTGGCGGCACAGACGGGCTCTCTGATCTCGCCGATCGGGGTTTCTCGGGAGCGATCCACGCGAACGGCGCGTGGCTGTTCGTGCTCAATGGCCGCACCGTCGGCGTCTTCGGTGGCGACCTCGAGGACGTCACGGACGGCGCTGGAACGCTCTACGAGGCCCCCGACCCGGCGCTTCCGTTGCTCGCCGCGATGGAGACGAGGGGCGGAGAGACGAGAGCGAAGTACTACACCAACGAGACGCCACTCGAGGAGGTCGACGAGACGCTCACCGACGGCTCGTTCACGGGCTACGTCGAACTGAGCGAGAAAGTTCTGAGCGGCGATTACTACCTCGTCTACTACGGCGGCCGGCGGATGGCCGCCGCCTACATCGGCAACGCCGAACGCCTCATCACCGACGACGAGGCGTTCGAACGAGCCGCCGACGAGGTCGGGATCTACGAGGTGATCGACGTCGACGTCGACGTCACCGACCTCCGCGAGCTCGCCGACCCAGGGCCCGACGTGGGGGACGAGCCATCGACGGCGTCGACGGCGGCGGCCGACGTCGACTCATCGGCTGCCGACAGCGACGACGAGTCGGCTGCCAACTCGAGCCCACCGACGGACCCCGCGCCGGCTGACGACGCACTCGACGTGGATTCGGGTATCGAACCACTCGACGTAAACTCGGGTATCGAACCACTCGACGTGGACTCGAGTGGCGACGAATCAGCTTCGGACTCGAGTGAGGGGTCGCCGGCACCGAGTGAAGCGGTGGCTGACGACGACGAACCTGGGATTACCACCGCGGACGACCGACCGGATGATCCGTCGGCGCCGGGAATCACCGACTCGTTGGAAGCCGTCGGTGACGCGGACGAGCGGGCGGCTGCCTTCGAGGCGGACGACGAGTCGGTGTCCGCCACTGACGCCCAGCCGGCTGCCGACGCGGCGGACGATCCGCTCGACCACGTGCGTGAGTCGACCGAGGAACCCGTTGTGGCGACCGAGAGCGAGTCCGACGACTCATCGGCGGCAGACGCTTCCGACGGGTCGCCGATCGAGTCCGCCGAGTCGCCCGTCGAGTCCGCCGAGAGTGCGGATGTAGCGGAGTCGACGGACGCCGATTCAGACCTCGAGGAACAACTCAAACAGGAAGCGCGCTGGCGGGAGACCAGACGCATCCCGTCGATCGATCCGGACAACACGAGCGACAGAGACGCCGAGTCGCGTCGTCGCTCGTCCCGTCGGTCCTCGACTGAGAAGCGGCAGTCGTCATCGACGACCGAGGCGTCACAGTCGAGCGCAAGGACGCGAGCGGCGTCGGACGCTACTCGAACGCAGGCATCGAACGCGCGCGAAGCGGACCGCTCCGATGCTCGACCAGCGGCGACGGACGCGCGTCGGCGATCGGCGGCCGTCGACTCACGCACACAGGCGGGGTCGGAGTCGCCAGGGTCGGGGCGTTCCGAACGCGTCGAACAGTTCACACAGCGTATCGAGACGCTCGAGAACCGGTGTGAAACGCTGAGCGCACAGCGTGATGAACTCCTCGAGGAGCGCGACCGCCTCAAGTCGGCGAATCAGGATCAGTCGGCGACGATCGAACGGCTCCAGTCGCGGATCGACGAACTCGAGGCGGAACTCGAGCGCGCCCGCTCGTCCGGCGGTGCGGGCACGGGAGGGGGCACACAGCTGTCGGCGACCCAGGCGCTCGAGGGGACGAACCTCTTCGTCCGGTACGACTCGAAGAGCCGAGCGACACTCGCGTCGGCTCACGCCGGCGAGGCAGACGCGAGCGAGGTCGACTCGAACTTGCGGCTCGAACACCACACGGAGTTCGAGGACGCGGACGCGGTCGTCGACGGGGAGGCCTACGAGGCGTTCTTGCCGGCGACGATGGAGTACCAGACGGTCGAGTGGCTCATCAACACGCTCGTCTACGAGATCCGCGACACCGGGCGCGGCGACGACCTGGGCGATCTGTACGACGCGATCCCACGCATCGACCGTGCCGAATTCGACGCGCCGATCTCGCTCGCAGAGGACGACACCGAGGACGTTCCCGACGAGGTTCGCTTCGACGTCGTCGCCTACGACAAGATGGGGAACCCGCTCGTCGTGCTTGTCCTGAACGACTCGCGCGAGCCGGCGAGCCGCGAGCTGCTCGAGGAGCTCGAGGCGTCGGCCTCGGCGGTGAAGGCGAACTACCCCGACCTCGCGGCGGCGCTGGTCGTCACCTCGAGTTTCTTCGAGCCGGGCGCGCTCGAGGTCACCGAACAGGCGACCAGCGCCGGGTTCCTGCGCCGCGGGTCGAAGCTGAGTTACGTCAACCTCTCGCGAAAACAGGGCTACCACCTGTGTCTGGTGGAGGCGCGCTCGGGCGGCTTCCACGTGACCGTTCCGGAACTCTAG
- a CDS encoding amino acid ABC transporter permease, with amino-acid sequence MGLTSTALPLETIEPVAAVAAEDWEFVLRNREYLLYGALITVALTATSIVLGFALGFPAGAIERYGGRYSSAFVRKAGVVIRGTPILVIMVFTFFVFPLEWLFVLPVSEPFQAAILALGVRSAAYQSQIFRGALQSIDPGQFEAAQSIGLSKWKAIRYVLVPQALRRSVPGFQNEFTIVLKDTSIAFAIGLGELLRRSHDLMTQQTTAALELFLFASLIYFVLTVSTNRTLDFVNDRYAIPGEG; translated from the coding sequence ATCGGACTCACGTCGACGGCGCTCCCGCTCGAGACGATCGAACCCGTCGCCGCCGTCGCCGCCGAGGACTGGGAGTTCGTCCTTCGCAACCGCGAGTACTTACTCTACGGGGCGCTCATTACCGTCGCGCTGACGGCGACGAGCATCGTCCTGGGGTTCGCCCTCGGGTTCCCGGCGGGGGCGATCGAACGCTACGGCGGGCGGTACTCGAGTGCGTTCGTCCGAAAGGCCGGCGTAGTGATCCGTGGGACGCCGATCCTCGTGATCATGGTCTTCACGTTCTTCGTGTTTCCGCTCGAGTGGCTGTTCGTCCTGCCGGTGAGCGAGCCGTTCCAGGCGGCGATACTCGCGCTGGGTGTCCGAAGCGCCGCCTACCAGTCCCAGATCTTTCGGGGCGCGCTCCAGAGCATCGACCCCGGTCAGTTCGAGGCCGCACAGTCGATCGGCCTCTCGAAGTGGAAGGCCATCCGGTACGTGCTGGTCCCGCAGGCGTTGCGCCGGAGTGTCCCCGGCTTCCAGAACGAGTTCACGATCGTGTTAAAGGACACGAGCATCGCTTTCGCGATTGGCCTCGGCGAACTGCTTCGACGCTCCCACGACCTGATGACCCAGCAGACCACCGCCGCGCTGGAGCTGTTCCTCTTTGCCAGCCTGATCTACTTCGTCCTGACCGTCTCGACGAACCGCACGCTGGATTTCGTCAACGACCGGTACGCAATCCCGGGTGAGGGGTGA
- a CDS encoding amino acid ABC transporter ATP-binding protein, producing the protein MTARPTDDRMRTDDRPHADGEPLLRIEDVWKSYGDEQVFRGIDLTVDRGDVEVLVGPSGSGKSTLLRCINRLTEIDRGTIYLDGVPVTDDGTDVDELRQQVGMVFQDINLFAHLTARENVTLGLRRVRGFGKREARERADRELEKVGLADQTESYPAQLSGGQKQRVGIARALAMDPKLMLFDEPTSALDPELSNSVLEVMERLVEEGMTMIVVTHEMRFARSAADSVTFLEGGRVVERGPPARMFGEPERERTREFFQTIHGQ; encoded by the coding sequence ATGACGGCACGACCCACGGACGACCGGATGCGAACCGACGACCGACCGCACGCCGACGGGGAGCCGCTGTTGCGTATCGAGGACGTCTGGAAGTCTTACGGGGACGAACAGGTCTTCCGGGGGATCGACCTCACGGTCGACCGGGGCGACGTCGAGGTGCTGGTCGGCCCGTCGGGCAGCGGCAAGTCGACGCTGCTGCGGTGTATCAACCGCCTCACGGAGATCGATCGCGGCACCATCTACCTCGACGGCGTCCCCGTGACCGACGACGGGACGGACGTCGACGAACTGCGCCAGCAGGTCGGAATGGTCTTCCAGGACATCAACCTCTTCGCCCACCTCACGGCGCGAGAGAACGTCACGCTGGGACTGCGTCGGGTGCGCGGGTTCGGCAAGCGAGAGGCCCGCGAGCGCGCCGACCGCGAACTCGAGAAGGTCGGGCTGGCCGACCAGACGGAGTCGTACCCGGCACAGCTGTCGGGCGGGCAGAAACAGCGCGTCGGGATCGCCCGGGCGCTCGCGATGGACCCGAAGCTCATGCTGTTCGACGAACCGACGAGCGCGCTCGATCCCGAACTCTCGAACAGCGTCCTCGAGGTGATGGAACGACTCGTCGAGGAGGGGATGACGATGATCGTGGTCACCCACGAGATGCGCTTCGCCAGATCGGCCGCCGACAGCGTCACGTTCCTCGAGGGCGGGCGAGTCGTCGAGCGCGGCCCACCAGCGCGGATGTTCGGGGAACCGGAGCGGGAGCGAACCCGCGAGTTCTTCCAGACGATCCATGGCCAGTGA